From the genome of Sander lucioperca isolate FBNREF2018 chromosome 1, SLUC_FBN_1.2, whole genome shotgun sequence, one region includes:
- the LOC116035012 gene encoding ubiquitin-conjugating enzyme E2 G1-like, with the protein MTGQSSLLLRKQLAELNKNPVEGFSAGLVDDDDIYQWEVVVIGPQDTLFEGGFFKATLTFPRNYPLRPPKMKFITEIWHPNVAKNGDVCISILHEPGEDKYGYEKPEERWLPIHTVETIMISVISMLADPNGDSPANVDAAKEWREDPKGVFKKKVARCVRRSQEMAYD; encoded by the exons ATGACGGGACAGTCCTCGTTGTTACTACGTAAACAATTAGCAG AGCTCAACAAGAACCCAGTGGAAGGCTTTTCTGCGGGTCTTGTGGATGATGATGACATCTATCAGTGGGAAGTGGTCGTCATTGGACCTCAGGACACATTGTT TGAAGGAGGTTTCTTCAAAGCCACCTTAACCTTCCCCCGTAACTACCCTTTGAGGCCTCCCAAGATGAAGTTCATCACAGAAATCTGGCATCCAAATG tGGCAAAAAATGGCGATGTCTGCATCTCCATCCTGCATGAACCTGGCGAGGACAAGTATGGCTATGAGAAGCCTGAAGAGCGCTGGCTGCCAATCCACACAGTGGAGACCATCATGATCAGTGTTATCTCCATGTTGGCAGACCCCAATGGAGACTCTCCTGCCAACGTAGATGCAGCT AAAGAGTGGCGAGAGGATCCTAAGGGAGTTTTTAAGAAAAAGGTGGCACGCTGTGTGCGGAGGAGTCAAGAGATGGCGTATGACTAA
- the arpc3 gene encoding actin-related protein 2/3 complex subunit 3, which produces MPAYHSSLMVPDTRLVGNMALLPLKTQFKGPARGDGIESDIIDEAIYYFKANVFFKNYEIKNEADRTLIYVTLYISECLKRLQKCSSRNQGEKEMYTLGITNFPIPGEPGFPLNAMYVKPANKQEDETMRAYLQQIRQETGLRLCDRVFDPQTDKPSKWWVCFVKRQFMNKSLSAPGQ; this is translated from the exons ATGCCG GCGTATCACTCAAGCCTGATGGTCCCCGACACCAGGCTGGTGGGGAATATGGCTTTGCTTCCCCTCAAAACCCAGTTCAAGGGACCAGCCAGAGGAGACG GCATTGAGTCAGACATCATTGATGAGGCCATCTACTACTTTaaggccaatgttttttttaagaactatGAAATCAAG AACGAGGCAGACAGGACGCTGATCTACGTCACACtgtacatttctgaatgcctaaAGAGGCTACAGAAG TGCAGCTCCAGGAACCAGGGAGAGAAGGAGATGTACACTCTGGGCATCACTAACTTCCCCATTCCTGGAGAACCTGGCTTCCCTCTCAATGCTATGTATGTCAAACCTGCAAACAAGCAAGAGGACG AGACTATGAGGGCGTACCTCCAGCAGATCCGCCAGGAGACCGGCTTGAGGCTATGTGATCGCGTGTTTGACCCCCAGACAGACAAACCCAGCAAG tggtGGGTGTGCTTTGTCAAGAGGCAGTTCATGAACAAAAGTCTGTCAGCTCCTGGACAGTGA
- the gpn3 gene encoding GPN-loop GTPase 3, with product MPRYAQLVIGPAGSGKSTYCSTMVQHLQTLNRSAQVVNLDPAAEHFDYPVMADIRELIQVDDVMEDASLRFGPNGGLVFCMEYFANNFDWLGESLGHVEDDYILFDCPGQIELYTHLPVMKQLVEQLQQWEFRVCGVFLVDSQFMVESFKFISGVMVALSAMVSLEIPQINIMTKMDLLSPKAKKEIEKYLDPDMYSMMEDNSDNIRSKKFKNLTKAICGLIDDYSMVRFLPFDRTDEEGINIVLQNIDFSIQYGEDLEFKEPKEVDEEPANLNYDAFFQDKVDS from the exons ATGCCTCGTTATGCACAGCTAGTAATTGGCCCGGCGGGTAGCGGTAAG AGTACCTACTGCTCCACCATGGTCCAGCATTTACAGACCCTCAACCGCTCAGCTCAGGTGGTCAATCTGGACCCAGCAGCTGAGCACTTTGACTACCCTGTCATGGCAG ACATCCGGGAGCTCATCCAGGTGGATGACGTGATGGAGGACGCTTCTCTCAGATTTGGCCCTAACGGAGGTCTGGTCTTCTGCATGGAATACTTTGCCAACAACTTTGACTGGCTGGGGGAAAGCCTGGGGCATGTAGAGGATGACTACATACTGTTTGACTGCCCAG GTCAGATTGAACTTTatacacacctccctgtaatgAAGCAGCTggtggagcagctccagcagtggGAGTTCCGGGTGTGTGGGGTCTTTCTGGTAGACTCCCAGTTCATGGTGGAGTCTTTTAAG TTCATCTCAGGAGTCATGGTTGCCCTGAGTGCCATGGTGTCATTAGAGATCCCTCAAATAAACATCATGACAAAAATGGACCTGCTTAGTCCCAAAGCCAAGAAAGAGATTGAGAA GTACCTGGACCCAGACATGTACTCAATGATGGAAGATAACTCCGATAACATCAGAAGCAAAAAGTTCAAGAATCTGACTAAAGCCATCTGTGGTCTG ATTGATGACTACAGTATGGTAAGATTCCTGCCCTTTGACCGCACAGATGAGGAAGGTATTAACATAGTACTGCAAAACATTGACTTCTCTATACAGTATGGAGAGGACCTGGAGTTCAAGGAGCCGAAG GAGGTTGATGAAGAGCCTGCTAACCTTAATTATGATGCATTTTTTCAAGACAAAGTTGACAGCTGA
- the rnf170 gene encoding E3 ubiquitin-protein ligase RNF170: MEDSQCGDLDYLVQDEDTLIEGVSNQVLFVVVLSITFLAGLLTLLCRQEQQNIHPENQEHVRAVRQQLQTEQDENPQAEARQQYYTDMSCPVCLQQAVLPVETNCGHLFCGSCIIAYWRYGTWLGAIHCPICRQMVTLLFPLFHEHTAPQRVQDGEGEPQLILTDINDYNRRFSGQPRSYMDRLRDVPTLLRHAFREMFSVGGLFWMFRIRILLCLVGALTYLASPLDILPEALFGLLGFMDDFFVILLLFVYISIMYREVVTQRLNG; encoded by the exons ATGGAGGACAGTCAATGTGGGGACTTGGACTACCTGGTCCAAGATGAGGACACCCTCATCGAAGGTGTCAGCAACCAGGTCTTATTTGTTGTGGTGCTCAGTATCACCTTCCTTGCGGGCCTTCTCACTCTGCTCTGCAG ACAAGAGCAGCAGAACATTCATCCGGAGAATCAGGAGCATGTTCGAGCCGTCCGACAACAGCTCCAAACAGAGCAG GACGAAAATCCTCAGGCGGAGGCCAGACAGCAGTATTACACAGACATGTCTTgtcctgtgtgtttacagcaggcTGTTCTGCCTGTGGAAACCAATTGTGGACACCTTTTCTGTG GCTCCTGCATTATAGCCTACTGGAGGTATGGCACATGGCTGGGTGCAATTCACTGCCCCATCTGCCGACAAATG gTAACACTGCTCTTCCCACTATTTCATGAACACACCGCTCCTCAGAGGGtccaggatggcgagggagaacCTCAGCTGATATTAACAGACATTAACGATTACAACCGCAGGTTCTCAGGCCAGCCAAGATCT TATATGGACAGGCTACGAGATGTGCCCACCTTGCTCCGTCATGCCTTTAGGGAGATGTTCTCTGTGGGAGGCCTCTTCTGGATGTTCAGGATTCGCATTCTTCTCTGCCTAGTGGGAGCACTCACCTACCTGGCCTCGCCACTTGACATCCTCCCTGAGGCACTTTTCGGTCTGCTAGGATTCATGGACGATTTCTTTGTGATCCTACTTCTCTTTGTGTACATCTCTATCATGTACAGAGAGGTGGTTACGCAGAGACTGAATGGCTAA